A region from the Chanodichthys erythropterus isolate Z2021 chromosome 5, ASM2448905v1, whole genome shotgun sequence genome encodes:
- the zmiz1a gene encoding zinc finger MIZ domain-containing protein 1a isoform X1, whose amino-acid sequence MNSIPSMDRHIQQTNDRLLCIKQHLQNPANFQTAATELLDWCGDPRAFQRPFEQSLMGCLTVVSRVAAQQGFDLDLGYRLLAVCAANRDKFTPKSAETTTCRRCQSDTALLSSWCEELGRLLLLRHQKNRQSDPQGKVPLQPPMNSMKPSLSHGDGSFPYDSVPWQQNTNQAPGSLSVVTTVWGVTNTSQSQVLGNPMANTNNPMNPGGNALGSGMSANNPGINSPQFPGQQQQFSSKGGSNQAYMQQSMYGRPGHPGGGGFGASYPGGPNAPGGIGMPPHTRPPSDFTQPAAAAAAAAVAAAAATATATATATVAALQETNKDMNQYNQVCSSFQMGPTQGYNSQFMNQPGPRGPPSMAGGMNPAGMGGGMNSSNMSGPPMGMNQPRGPGMGPFGGHGQRMPQQGYPGPRPQSMPMQGTKRPYPGEPNYGGQQFGPNGQFPNQQGQYPNPNASRALPSPNYPGQRMPGQQSSGQYPPAGVAMGQYYKQEPFNGQNTNFSGGGYGYNQGNGPPRQVVNYPHSPVPGNPTPPMTPGSSIPPYLSPNQDVKPPFPPDMKPSMTSLPPPPTNPNEELRLTFPVRDGVVLEPFRLEHNLAVSNHVFHLRPSVHQTLMWRSDLELQFKCYHHEDRQMNTNWPASVQVSVNATPLTIERGDNKTSHKPLHLKHVCQPGRNTIQITVTACCCSHLFVLQLVHRPSVRSVLQGLLKKRLLPAEHCITKIKRNFSSVAASSGNATLNGEDGVEQTAIKVSLKCPITFRRIQLPARGHDCKHVQCFDLESYLQLNCERGTWRCPVCNKTALLEGLEVDQYMWGILNAIQNSEFEEVTIDPTCSWRPVAIKSDIHIKEDPDGPLAKRFKTMSPSQMIMPNVMDMIAQLGPGPSPYTPLPPQHGGNNGEYGGQGRGNSYQGHGNFDFSHSNSGGGAPMNDFMHGPQLSHPPDVPNSLMAPDKPLAHGMPDSMPHPVSADQSHASMQPGMHASPHPNSQSAQPLHHSGPPSSQPPRQPPPPQQPGQNSHPHADMTFNPAADGQAGGQGPADMPEPSLDLLPELANPDELLSYLDPPDLPSSSNDDLLSLFENN is encoded by the exons CACTCCTGTCGTCCTGGTGCGAGGAGCTGGGGCGGCTACTCTTGTTGCGACATCAGAAGAATCGTCAGAGTGATCCACAGGGCAAAGTACCCTTGCAACCACCCATGAACTCTATGAAGCCCTCGCTCTCGCATGG TGATGGGTCCTTTCCATATGACAGCGTTCCCTGGCAACAAAACACTAACCAGGCCCCGGGCTCGCTGTCAGTGGTTACAACAGTGTGGGGGGTTACCAATACGTCACAAAGTCAG GTATTGGGTAACCCCATGGCCAATACCAACAATCCCATGAACCCTGGAGGCAATGCACTAGGGTCGGGTATGTCAGCCAACAACCCAGGGATCAACTCACCTCAGTTCCCTGGCCAACAACAACAGTTTTCATCCAAAGGGGGATCTAACCAGGCCTACATGCAGCAAAGCATGTATGGGCGTCCAGGGCACCCGGGAGGAGGCGGCTTTGGTGCAAG TTACCCGGGCGGGCCGAATGCGCCAGGTGGTATAGGAATGCCCCCTCATACACGACCACCTTCGGATTTCACCCAACCTGCTGCTGCTGCCGCCGCCGCTGCTGTCGCTGCTGCGGCCGCCACGGCAACAGCTACTGCCACAGCAACCGTAGCTGCCCTGCAAGAGACCAACAAAGACATGAACCAGTACAACCAG GTCTGCTCCTCTTTCCAGATGGGGCCGACGCAAGGCTACAACAGCCAATTCATGAACCAGCCAGGGCCCCGCGGCCCCCCGTCCATGGCAGGAGGCATGAACCCAGCTGGTATGGGTGGTGGCATGAATAGCTCCAACATGAGTGGCCCTCCGATGGGTATGAACCAGCCCAGAGGCCCAGGGATGGGACCATTCGGTGGCCATGGGCAAAGGATGCCCCAACAGGGTTACCCTGGACCCAGACCTCAGTCTATGCCCATGCAGGGCACTAAGAGGCCCTATCCAGGAGAG cctaattatggaggccagcagttTGGACCCAATGGCCAGTTTCCCAACCAGCAAGGGCAGTACCCTAACCCAAATGCTTCCAGAGCTCTTCCATCACCCAATTACCCTGGGCAGAGGATGCCAGGACAACAGAGCTCTGGCCAGTACCCCCCAGCAGGGGTAGCCATGGGCCAATACTATAAG CAAGAGCCATTTAATGGTCAAAACACCAATTTCTCTGGAGGTGGTTATGGGTATAATCAAGGAAATGGG CCTCCTCGGCAGGTGGTGAACTATCCACACTCACCGGTTCCTGGGAACCCCACGCCACCCATGACTCCAGGAAGTAGTATCCCTCCATACTTGTCGCCTAATCAGGATGTCAAGCCCCCGTTTCCTCCTGACATGAAGCCAAGCATGACATCTCTGCCTCCGCCTCCAA CCAACCCCAATGAGGAGCTTCGCCTGACGTTCCCCGTGAGGGATGGAGTGGTGCTGGAGCCCTTCAGATTAGAGCACAACCTGGCCGTCAGTAACCACGTCTTCCATCTGCGCCCCTCCGTCCACCAGACGCTCATGTGGAG ATCTGATCTGGAGCTGCAGTTTAAGTGCTACCATCACGAGGACCGACAAATGAACACCAATTGGCCTGCATCCGTCCAAGTCAGCGTCAACGCCACCCCCCTCACTATTGAGAGAGGCGACAATAAGACATCCCACAAACCCCTGCACCTAAAGCATGTGTGTCAGCCAGGGAGAAACACCATCCAGATTACGGTCACAGCCTGCTGTTGT TCGCACTTGTTCGTGCTGCAGCTGGTCCACAGGCCGTCGGTGAGATCTGTCCTGCAGGGGCTCCTGAAGAAGAGGCTCCTTCCTGCCGAACACTGCATTACCAAAA TTAAAAGAAACTTCAGTAGTGTAGCAGCGTCCTCTGGGAATGCCACACTAAATGGAGAGGATGGAGTAGAGCAGACAGCCATCAAAGTGTCCCTGAAGTGTCCAATCACATTCCGACGGATCCAGCTCCCTGCCCGGGGACATGACTGTAAACATGTGCAG TGCTTTGACTTGGAGTCTTATCTGCAGCTGAACTGTGAGAGAGGAACGTGGAGATGTCCTGTATGCAA TAAAACAGCATTATTGGAAGGGCTAGAGGTGGATCAGTACATGTGGGGAATTCTCAATGCGATTCAAAA TTCGGAGTTTGAAGAGGTCACCATCGACCCTACGTGTAGTTGGAGGCCGGTGGCCATAAAGTCAGACATTCATATAAAGGAGGACCCAGATGGCCCTCTAGCCAAGCGTTTTAAAACCATGAGTCCCAGTCAAATGATCATGCCTAATGTGATGGATATGATTGCCCAGCTGGGTCCCGGCCCTTCACCTTACACCCCCCTTCCCCCTCAGcatggaggaaacaatggtgaaTATGGGGGCCAAGGTAGAG GCAATAGTTACCAGGGCCATGGAAACTTTGACTTCTCCCACAGTAACTCTGGTGGCGGAGCTCCCATGAATGACTTCATGCATGGACCCCAGCTCTCACATCCACCAGACGTGCCCAACAGCCTCATGGCTCCTGACAAGCCTCTCGCCCACGGCATGCCCGACTCG ATGCCCCATCCCGTGAGCGCTGATCAATCCCATGCTTCCATGCAGCCAGGCATGCACGCATCCCCCCACCCCAACAGCCAATCAGCTCAGCCATTGCATCACAGCGGCCCCCCATCCTCCCAGCCCCCACGCCAgcccccacccccacagcagCCAGGCCAAAACAGTCACCCACATGCCGACATGACCTTCAACCCTGCCGCTGATGGGCAGGCAGGTGGCCAGGGACCTGCAGACATGCCCGAGCCTTCTCTGGAT CTTCTGCCAGAACTGGCAAACCCAGACGAGTTGCTGTCATACTTAGACCCTCCAGACCTCCCAAGCAGCAGCAATGACGATCTGCTTTCCCTCTTTGAGAACAACTGA
- the zmiz1a gene encoding zinc finger MIZ domain-containing protein 1a isoform X4, whose protein sequence is MNSIPSMDRHIQQTNDRLLCIKQHLQNPANFQTAATELLDWCGDPRAFQRPFEQSLMGCLTVVSRVAAQQGFDLDLGYRLLAVCAANRDKFTPKSAALLSSWCEELGRLLLLRHQKNRQSDPQGKVPLQPPMNSMKPSLSHGDGSFPYDSVPWQQNTNQAPGSLSVVTTVWGVTNTSQSQVLGNPMANTNNPMNPGGNALGSGMSANNPGINSPQFPGQQQQFSSKGGSNQAYMQQSMYGRPGHPGGGGFGASYPGGPNAPGGIGMPPHTRPPSDFTQPAAAAAAAAVAAAAATATATATATVAALQETNKDMNQYNQVCSSFQMGPTQGYNSQFMNQPGPRGPPSMAGGMNPAGMGGGMNSSNMSGPPMGMNQPRGPGMGPFGGHGQRMPQQGYPGPRPQSMPMQGTKRPYPGEPNYGGQQFGPNGQFPNQQGQYPNPNASRALPSPNYPGQRMPGQQSSGQYPPAGVAMGQYYKQEPFNGQNTNFSGGGYGYNQGNGPPRQVVNYPHSPVPGNPTPPMTPGSSIPPYLSPNQDVKPPFPPDMKPSMTSLPPPPTNPNEELRLTFPVRDGVVLEPFRLEHNLAVSNHVFHLRPSVHQTLMWRSDLELQFKCYHHEDRQMNTNWPASVQVSVNATPLTIERGDNKTSHKPLHLKHVCQPGRNTIQITVTACCCSHLFVLQLVHRPSVRSVLQGLLKKRLLPAEHCITKIKRNFSSVAASSGNATLNGEDGVEQTAIKVSLKCPITFRRIQLPARGHDCKHVQCFDLESYLQLNCERGTWRCPVCNKTALLEGLEVDQYMWGILNAIQNSEFEEVTIDPTCSWRPVAIKSDIHIKEDPDGPLAKRFKTMSPSQMIMPNVMDMIAQLGPGPSPYTPLPPQHGGNNGEYGGQGRGNSYQGHGNFDFSHSNSGGGAPMNDFMHGPQLSHPPDVPNSLMAPDKPLAHGMPDSMPHPVSADQSHASMQPGMHASPHPNSQSAQPLHHSGPPSSQPPRQPPPPQQPGQNSHPHADMTFNPAADGQAGGQGPADMPEPSLDLLPELANPDELLSYLDPPDLPSSSNDDLLSLFENN, encoded by the exons CACTCCTGTCGTCCTGGTGCGAGGAGCTGGGGCGGCTACTCTTGTTGCGACATCAGAAGAATCGTCAGAGTGATCCACAGGGCAAAGTACCCTTGCAACCACCCATGAACTCTATGAAGCCCTCGCTCTCGCATGG TGATGGGTCCTTTCCATATGACAGCGTTCCCTGGCAACAAAACACTAACCAGGCCCCGGGCTCGCTGTCAGTGGTTACAACAGTGTGGGGGGTTACCAATACGTCACAAAGTCAG GTATTGGGTAACCCCATGGCCAATACCAACAATCCCATGAACCCTGGAGGCAATGCACTAGGGTCGGGTATGTCAGCCAACAACCCAGGGATCAACTCACCTCAGTTCCCTGGCCAACAACAACAGTTTTCATCCAAAGGGGGATCTAACCAGGCCTACATGCAGCAAAGCATGTATGGGCGTCCAGGGCACCCGGGAGGAGGCGGCTTTGGTGCAAG TTACCCGGGCGGGCCGAATGCGCCAGGTGGTATAGGAATGCCCCCTCATACACGACCACCTTCGGATTTCACCCAACCTGCTGCTGCTGCCGCCGCCGCTGCTGTCGCTGCTGCGGCCGCCACGGCAACAGCTACTGCCACAGCAACCGTAGCTGCCCTGCAAGAGACCAACAAAGACATGAACCAGTACAACCAG GTCTGCTCCTCTTTCCAGATGGGGCCGACGCAAGGCTACAACAGCCAATTCATGAACCAGCCAGGGCCCCGCGGCCCCCCGTCCATGGCAGGAGGCATGAACCCAGCTGGTATGGGTGGTGGCATGAATAGCTCCAACATGAGTGGCCCTCCGATGGGTATGAACCAGCCCAGAGGCCCAGGGATGGGACCATTCGGTGGCCATGGGCAAAGGATGCCCCAACAGGGTTACCCTGGACCCAGACCTCAGTCTATGCCCATGCAGGGCACTAAGAGGCCCTATCCAGGAGAG cctaattatggaggccagcagttTGGACCCAATGGCCAGTTTCCCAACCAGCAAGGGCAGTACCCTAACCCAAATGCTTCCAGAGCTCTTCCATCACCCAATTACCCTGGGCAGAGGATGCCAGGACAACAGAGCTCTGGCCAGTACCCCCCAGCAGGGGTAGCCATGGGCCAATACTATAAG CAAGAGCCATTTAATGGTCAAAACACCAATTTCTCTGGAGGTGGTTATGGGTATAATCAAGGAAATGGG CCTCCTCGGCAGGTGGTGAACTATCCACACTCACCGGTTCCTGGGAACCCCACGCCACCCATGACTCCAGGAAGTAGTATCCCTCCATACTTGTCGCCTAATCAGGATGTCAAGCCCCCGTTTCCTCCTGACATGAAGCCAAGCATGACATCTCTGCCTCCGCCTCCAA CCAACCCCAATGAGGAGCTTCGCCTGACGTTCCCCGTGAGGGATGGAGTGGTGCTGGAGCCCTTCAGATTAGAGCACAACCTGGCCGTCAGTAACCACGTCTTCCATCTGCGCCCCTCCGTCCACCAGACGCTCATGTGGAG ATCTGATCTGGAGCTGCAGTTTAAGTGCTACCATCACGAGGACCGACAAATGAACACCAATTGGCCTGCATCCGTCCAAGTCAGCGTCAACGCCACCCCCCTCACTATTGAGAGAGGCGACAATAAGACATCCCACAAACCCCTGCACCTAAAGCATGTGTGTCAGCCAGGGAGAAACACCATCCAGATTACGGTCACAGCCTGCTGTTGT TCGCACTTGTTCGTGCTGCAGCTGGTCCACAGGCCGTCGGTGAGATCTGTCCTGCAGGGGCTCCTGAAGAAGAGGCTCCTTCCTGCCGAACACTGCATTACCAAAA TTAAAAGAAACTTCAGTAGTGTAGCAGCGTCCTCTGGGAATGCCACACTAAATGGAGAGGATGGAGTAGAGCAGACAGCCATCAAAGTGTCCCTGAAGTGTCCAATCACATTCCGACGGATCCAGCTCCCTGCCCGGGGACATGACTGTAAACATGTGCAG TGCTTTGACTTGGAGTCTTATCTGCAGCTGAACTGTGAGAGAGGAACGTGGAGATGTCCTGTATGCAA TAAAACAGCATTATTGGAAGGGCTAGAGGTGGATCAGTACATGTGGGGAATTCTCAATGCGATTCAAAA TTCGGAGTTTGAAGAGGTCACCATCGACCCTACGTGTAGTTGGAGGCCGGTGGCCATAAAGTCAGACATTCATATAAAGGAGGACCCAGATGGCCCTCTAGCCAAGCGTTTTAAAACCATGAGTCCCAGTCAAATGATCATGCCTAATGTGATGGATATGATTGCCCAGCTGGGTCCCGGCCCTTCACCTTACACCCCCCTTCCCCCTCAGcatggaggaaacaatggtgaaTATGGGGGCCAAGGTAGAG GCAATAGTTACCAGGGCCATGGAAACTTTGACTTCTCCCACAGTAACTCTGGTGGCGGAGCTCCCATGAATGACTTCATGCATGGACCCCAGCTCTCACATCCACCAGACGTGCCCAACAGCCTCATGGCTCCTGACAAGCCTCTCGCCCACGGCATGCCCGACTCG ATGCCCCATCCCGTGAGCGCTGATCAATCCCATGCTTCCATGCAGCCAGGCATGCACGCATCCCCCCACCCCAACAGCCAATCAGCTCAGCCATTGCATCACAGCGGCCCCCCATCCTCCCAGCCCCCACGCCAgcccccacccccacagcagCCAGGCCAAAACAGTCACCCACATGCCGACATGACCTTCAACCCTGCCGCTGATGGGCAGGCAGGTGGCCAGGGACCTGCAGACATGCCCGAGCCTTCTCTGGAT CTTCTGCCAGAACTGGCAAACCCAGACGAGTTGCTGTCATACTTAGACCCTCCAGACCTCCCAAGCAGCAGCAATGACGATCTGCTTTCCCTCTTTGAGAACAACTGA
- the zmiz1a gene encoding zinc finger MIZ domain-containing protein 1a isoform X6, with protein sequence MLDGRKPRGSAAGFRLGPRLSAPGRVCGKPRQVHSKVGRINKLIQVWIDIKALLSSWCEELGRLLLLRHQKNRQSDPQGKVPLQPPMNSMKPSLSHGDGSFPYDSVPWQQNTNQAPGSLSVVTTVWGVTNTSQSQVLGNPMANTNNPMNPGGNALGSGMSANNPGINSPQFPGQQQQFSSKGGSNQAYMQQSMYGRPGHPGGGGFGASYPGGPNAPGGIGMPPHTRPPSDFTQPAAAAAAAAVAAAAATATATATATVAALQETNKDMNQYNQVCSSFQMGPTQGYNSQFMNQPGPRGPPSMAGGMNPAGMGGGMNSSNMSGPPMGMNQPRGPGMGPFGGHGQRMPQQGYPGPRPQSMPMQGTKRPYPGEPNYGGQQFGPNGQFPNQQGQYPNPNASRALPSPNYPGQRMPGQQSSGQYPPAGVAMGQYYKQEPFNGQNTNFSGGGYGYNQGNGPPRQVVNYPHSPVPGNPTPPMTPGSSIPPYLSPNQDVKPPFPPDMKPSMTSLPPPPTNPNEELRLTFPVRDGVVLEPFRLEHNLAVSNHVFHLRPSVHQTLMWRSDLELQFKCYHHEDRQMNTNWPASVQVSVNATPLTIERGDNKTSHKPLHLKHVCQPGRNTIQITVTACCCSHLFVLQLVHRPSVRSVLQGLLKKRLLPAEHCITKIKRNFSSVAASSGNATLNGEDGVEQTAIKVSLKCPITFRRIQLPARGHDCKHVQCFDLESYLQLNCERGTWRCPVCNKTALLEGLEVDQYMWGILNAIQNSEFEEVTIDPTCSWRPVAIKSDIHIKEDPDGPLAKRFKTMSPSQMIMPNVMDMIAQLGPGPSPYTPLPPQHGGNNGEYGGQGRGNSYQGHGNFDFSHSNSGGGAPMNDFMHGPQLSHPPDVPNSLMAPDKPLAHGMPDSMPHPVSADQSHASMQPGMHASPHPNSQSAQPLHHSGPPSSQPPRQPPPPQQPGQNSHPHADMTFNPAADGQAGGQGPADMPEPSLDLLPELANPDELLSYLDPPDLPSSSNDDLLSLFENN encoded by the exons CACTCCTGTCGTCCTGGTGCGAGGAGCTGGGGCGGCTACTCTTGTTGCGACATCAGAAGAATCGTCAGAGTGATCCACAGGGCAAAGTACCCTTGCAACCACCCATGAACTCTATGAAGCCCTCGCTCTCGCATGG TGATGGGTCCTTTCCATATGACAGCGTTCCCTGGCAACAAAACACTAACCAGGCCCCGGGCTCGCTGTCAGTGGTTACAACAGTGTGGGGGGTTACCAATACGTCACAAAGTCAG GTATTGGGTAACCCCATGGCCAATACCAACAATCCCATGAACCCTGGAGGCAATGCACTAGGGTCGGGTATGTCAGCCAACAACCCAGGGATCAACTCACCTCAGTTCCCTGGCCAACAACAACAGTTTTCATCCAAAGGGGGATCTAACCAGGCCTACATGCAGCAAAGCATGTATGGGCGTCCAGGGCACCCGGGAGGAGGCGGCTTTGGTGCAAG TTACCCGGGCGGGCCGAATGCGCCAGGTGGTATAGGAATGCCCCCTCATACACGACCACCTTCGGATTTCACCCAACCTGCTGCTGCTGCCGCCGCCGCTGCTGTCGCTGCTGCGGCCGCCACGGCAACAGCTACTGCCACAGCAACCGTAGCTGCCCTGCAAGAGACCAACAAAGACATGAACCAGTACAACCAG GTCTGCTCCTCTTTCCAGATGGGGCCGACGCAAGGCTACAACAGCCAATTCATGAACCAGCCAGGGCCCCGCGGCCCCCCGTCCATGGCAGGAGGCATGAACCCAGCTGGTATGGGTGGTGGCATGAATAGCTCCAACATGAGTGGCCCTCCGATGGGTATGAACCAGCCCAGAGGCCCAGGGATGGGACCATTCGGTGGCCATGGGCAAAGGATGCCCCAACAGGGTTACCCTGGACCCAGACCTCAGTCTATGCCCATGCAGGGCACTAAGAGGCCCTATCCAGGAGAG cctaattatggaggccagcagttTGGACCCAATGGCCAGTTTCCCAACCAGCAAGGGCAGTACCCTAACCCAAATGCTTCCAGAGCTCTTCCATCACCCAATTACCCTGGGCAGAGGATGCCAGGACAACAGAGCTCTGGCCAGTACCCCCCAGCAGGGGTAGCCATGGGCCAATACTATAAG CAAGAGCCATTTAATGGTCAAAACACCAATTTCTCTGGAGGTGGTTATGGGTATAATCAAGGAAATGGG CCTCCTCGGCAGGTGGTGAACTATCCACACTCACCGGTTCCTGGGAACCCCACGCCACCCATGACTCCAGGAAGTAGTATCCCTCCATACTTGTCGCCTAATCAGGATGTCAAGCCCCCGTTTCCTCCTGACATGAAGCCAAGCATGACATCTCTGCCTCCGCCTCCAA CCAACCCCAATGAGGAGCTTCGCCTGACGTTCCCCGTGAGGGATGGAGTGGTGCTGGAGCCCTTCAGATTAGAGCACAACCTGGCCGTCAGTAACCACGTCTTCCATCTGCGCCCCTCCGTCCACCAGACGCTCATGTGGAG ATCTGATCTGGAGCTGCAGTTTAAGTGCTACCATCACGAGGACCGACAAATGAACACCAATTGGCCTGCATCCGTCCAAGTCAGCGTCAACGCCACCCCCCTCACTATTGAGAGAGGCGACAATAAGACATCCCACAAACCCCTGCACCTAAAGCATGTGTGTCAGCCAGGGAGAAACACCATCCAGATTACGGTCACAGCCTGCTGTTGT TCGCACTTGTTCGTGCTGCAGCTGGTCCACAGGCCGTCGGTGAGATCTGTCCTGCAGGGGCTCCTGAAGAAGAGGCTCCTTCCTGCCGAACACTGCATTACCAAAA TTAAAAGAAACTTCAGTAGTGTAGCAGCGTCCTCTGGGAATGCCACACTAAATGGAGAGGATGGAGTAGAGCAGACAGCCATCAAAGTGTCCCTGAAGTGTCCAATCACATTCCGACGGATCCAGCTCCCTGCCCGGGGACATGACTGTAAACATGTGCAG TGCTTTGACTTGGAGTCTTATCTGCAGCTGAACTGTGAGAGAGGAACGTGGAGATGTCCTGTATGCAA TAAAACAGCATTATTGGAAGGGCTAGAGGTGGATCAGTACATGTGGGGAATTCTCAATGCGATTCAAAA TTCGGAGTTTGAAGAGGTCACCATCGACCCTACGTGTAGTTGGAGGCCGGTGGCCATAAAGTCAGACATTCATATAAAGGAGGACCCAGATGGCCCTCTAGCCAAGCGTTTTAAAACCATGAGTCCCAGTCAAATGATCATGCCTAATGTGATGGATATGATTGCCCAGCTGGGTCCCGGCCCTTCACCTTACACCCCCCTTCCCCCTCAGcatggaggaaacaatggtgaaTATGGGGGCCAAGGTAGAG GCAATAGTTACCAGGGCCATGGAAACTTTGACTTCTCCCACAGTAACTCTGGTGGCGGAGCTCCCATGAATGACTTCATGCATGGACCCCAGCTCTCACATCCACCAGACGTGCCCAACAGCCTCATGGCTCCTGACAAGCCTCTCGCCCACGGCATGCCCGACTCG ATGCCCCATCCCGTGAGCGCTGATCAATCCCATGCTTCCATGCAGCCAGGCATGCACGCATCCCCCCACCCCAACAGCCAATCAGCTCAGCCATTGCATCACAGCGGCCCCCCATCCTCCCAGCCCCCACGCCAgcccccacccccacagcagCCAGGCCAAAACAGTCACCCACATGCCGACATGACCTTCAACCCTGCCGCTGATGGGCAGGCAGGTGGCCAGGGACCTGCAGACATGCCCGAGCCTTCTCTGGAT CTTCTGCCAGAACTGGCAAACCCAGACGAGTTGCTGTCATACTTAGACCCTCCAGACCTCCCAAGCAGCAGCAATGACGATCTGCTTTCCCTCTTTGAGAACAACTGA